A window of the Deinococcus gobiensis I-0 genome harbors these coding sequences:
- a CDS encoding Lrp/AsnC family transcriptional regulator, whose amino-acid sequence MTVTSPPDGATPKPRLTPREKLLNRIQKDIPIVRRPYRVLAEEVGLSEAEALEILREVKAQGVLRQVSAIFDTRTLGYQSSLVAAVYAEDQLDAGAEVVNGHPGVSHNYKRNHDFNLWYTIAVPPESNLEAHVQKLHETSGAQLTRLMPTLHLFKIGVEFDMSGQEDWNAKAKPQYTSEQRNIGYAVTDLDRAFVTEFQKDLPVTEEPYADACAALGLSIEDVSAHAQKMKEAGALRRVSAVFRHQKAGFTFNAMGVWAVPQEEVAETGRRMAEFKAVSHCYLRPTYPEWPYTIFTMVHGRSKEEAFGKIEAIEQEVANGIDYAILYSTKEYKKIRLEFYKPEFYEWARENLGTEA is encoded by the coding sequence ATGACCGTCACCTCGCCGCCTGATGGGGCCACCCCCAAGCCGCGCCTCACGCCGCGCGAAAAGCTCCTGAACCGTATCCAGAAGGACATTCCCATCGTGCGGCGGCCCTACCGCGTGCTCGCTGAGGAAGTCGGCCTGAGCGAGGCCGAAGCGCTGGAGATCCTGCGGGAGGTCAAGGCGCAGGGCGTGCTGCGTCAGGTGAGCGCCATCTTCGACACGCGCACCCTGGGCTACCAGTCCAGCCTGGTGGCGGCCGTGTACGCCGAGGACCAGCTCGACGCGGGGGCCGAAGTGGTCAACGGACACCCCGGCGTGAGCCACAACTACAAGCGCAACCACGACTTCAACCTCTGGTACACCATCGCCGTGCCGCCCGAAAGCAACCTCGAAGCGCACGTCCAGAAGCTGCACGAGACGAGCGGTGCCCAGCTCACGCGCCTGATGCCCACCCTGCACCTGTTCAAGATCGGCGTGGAGTTCGACATGAGCGGCCAGGAAGACTGGAACGCCAAGGCCAAGCCGCAGTACACGAGCGAGCAGCGCAACATCGGCTACGCCGTGACCGACCTCGACCGCGCCTTCGTCACCGAGTTCCAGAAGGACCTGCCCGTGACCGAGGAGCCCTACGCCGACGCCTGCGCCGCGCTGGGGCTGAGCATCGAGGACGTGTCGGCGCATGCCCAGAAGATGAAGGAAGCCGGAGCGCTGCGCCGCGTGTCGGCCGTGTTCCGCCACCAGAAGGCGGGCTTCACCTTCAACGCGATGGGGGTGTGGGCCGTGCCGCAGGAGGAGGTCGCCGAGACGGGCCGCCGCATGGCCGAGTTCAAGGCCGTGTCGCACTGCTACCTGCGCCCCACCTACCCCGAGTGGCCCTACACCATCTTCACGATGGTCCACGGCCGCAGCAAGGAGGAGGCCTTCGGCAAGATCGAGGCCATCGAACAGGAAGTCGCGAACGGCATCGACTACGCCATCCTGTACTCGACCAAGGAGTACAAGAAGATCCGCCTGGAGTTCTACAAGCCCGAGTTCTACGAATGGGCACGCGAGAATCTGGGCACCGAAGCCTGA